Proteins encoded in a region of the Bradyrhizobium sp. CB3481 genome:
- a CDS encoding tripartite tricarboxylate transporter substrate-binding protein, which produces MRKVTGIAVALAFAASAAPALAWEPTKPVEIVVAAGAGGASDQMARMMQAAIQKNGLMKAPIVVSLKGGASGAEALMYMKSSEGDANKVLIAYSLIYMLPLSAKIPFNWRDLTPVAVVAMDQFVLWDNAAGPKSVKDFIAAAKAAPSPFKMGGTGSKREDHVLTVFMEKQTGAKFSYLPYKSGGEAATQLVGNHTEANVNNPSENLEVWRAGQVRALCVFDKERISYAAKVTEAQSWNDIPTCKEEGLDVQYLMLRAMFLPGKVTPEQQAFYVDLFQKVAQTAEYKEYMEKQALKPIFLKGQEMIKFLEEDDALNKSLMTEAGFAAR; this is translated from the coding sequence ATGCGCAAGGTAACAGGCATCGCCGTTGCACTGGCATTTGCTGCGAGTGCGGCGCCGGCGCTGGCATGGGAGCCGACGAAACCGGTCGAGATCGTAGTCGCGGCGGGCGCCGGTGGCGCCTCGGATCAGATGGCCCGCATGATGCAGGCGGCGATCCAGAAGAACGGCCTGATGAAGGCGCCGATCGTAGTGTCTCTGAAGGGCGGGGCTTCCGGTGCCGAAGCGCTGATGTACATGAAGTCCAGCGAGGGCGACGCCAACAAGGTGCTGATCGCCTATTCGCTGATCTACATGCTGCCGCTGTCGGCGAAAATCCCCTTCAACTGGCGCGATCTCACGCCGGTGGCCGTCGTGGCCATGGACCAGTTCGTGCTGTGGGACAATGCGGCCGGCCCGAAGTCGGTCAAGGATTTCATCGCGGCGGCGAAGGCGGCGCCATCGCCCTTCAAGATGGGTGGCACCGGTTCGAAGCGTGAGGACCATGTGCTCACGGTTTTCATGGAAAAGCAGACCGGCGCCAAATTCTCCTATCTGCCGTACAAATCCGGCGGTGAGGCCGCTACGCAGTTGGTTGGCAACCACACCGAGGCGAACGTCAACAATCCAAGCGAAAATCTCGAAGTCTGGCGTGCCGGTCAGGTCCGCGCGCTCTGCGTGTTCGACAAGGAGCGAATTTCCTACGCGGCCAAGGTGACCGAAGCGCAATCGTGGAACGATATTCCGACGTGCAAGGAAGAAGGTCTCGACGTGCAGTATCTGATGCTGCGCGCGATGTTCCTGCCCGGCAAGGTGACGCCGGAGCAGCAGGCGTTCTATGTCGACCTGTTCCAGAAGGTGGCGCAGACGGCCGAGTACAAGGAGTACATGGAGAAGCAAGCGCTCAAGCCGATCTTTCTCAAGGGGCAGGAGATGATCAAATTCCTCGAAGAGGATGACGCGCTGAACAAGTCGCTGATGACGGAAGCAGGATTTGCCGCGCGGTGA
- a CDS encoding acyltransferase family protein — translation MNRLVYRPDIDGLRAIAIGTVVLYHAFPGALPGGFIGVDVFFVISGFLISGIVFAEMEANRFSFLQFYVRRICRIFPALALVLSLTCAVGWLWLLPNDWLRLGQEVRGGAFFFANFVFMNQAGYFDQASIQKPLLHLWSLAIEEQFYFAWPLAVFLVYWRTRALSALIWIGLIASFVLNIAQVAGKPVSTFYMPTTRAWELLVGCLIAYRAQFHKSMTSMVFDVIESVISREVRAVLGLALIAWAAALFDSHQLFPGWRALFPVLGAALLISAGPKATVNRILLANRAAVFLGLISYPLYLWHWPVLSFATIYKGSALGDSETWLLVFLAVACSIATFYLIERPIRFGRPQVRRAAAAGLATLCASLGLTGHLIALDNVRSNAHRFQVDRIVDASSEWSYPTDDLTAEAVRGHVLRKYKGTNGPNAVLFFGDSNMEMYWPRVQALASHSETASQSSIYFLTYGGCPPIPDVTEVLHPYCAGLVDAAKAIVQNKNIKTVVLGAHWWGYLGSTSVYRYKDQRLATPAGRTAAIDALAAMTKSMIADGRTVYAIMNIPFAASMHPISMVRRHLTSFDIVPTAISLSSQDEGLSVTALLRKALEQAGAKIIDPLSNLCPGGNCPTVTDDGDPIYRDAMHLRPKYVRSSVSYIDQVLD, via the coding sequence ATGAATCGCCTAGTCTATCGTCCAGACATCGACGGTCTCCGGGCCATCGCAATCGGCACAGTCGTGCTGTATCATGCGTTCCCTGGCGCTCTGCCTGGCGGTTTCATTGGGGTTGACGTCTTCTTCGTCATCTCAGGGTTCCTTATCTCGGGTATCGTCTTTGCCGAGATGGAAGCCAATCGCTTCTCTTTTCTGCAATTCTATGTCCGCAGAATATGCCGCATTTTCCCGGCTCTGGCGCTGGTTCTTAGCCTGACATGCGCGGTTGGCTGGCTGTGGCTATTACCAAATGACTGGCTTCGTCTGGGCCAGGAAGTACGCGGCGGCGCGTTCTTTTTCGCCAACTTCGTCTTCATGAATCAGGCAGGGTATTTCGATCAGGCCTCGATTCAGAAGCCACTGCTGCACCTATGGTCTCTGGCGATAGAAGAGCAGTTCTATTTTGCCTGGCCGCTGGCCGTGTTCCTCGTCTACTGGCGCACGCGCGCCTTGAGCGCCCTCATATGGATCGGCCTGATCGCTTCGTTCGTCCTTAACATTGCGCAAGTTGCTGGCAAACCTGTCTCGACATTCTACATGCCGACGACAAGAGCGTGGGAATTGCTCGTCGGTTGCCTGATTGCCTACCGCGCACAGTTTCACAAGAGCATGACATCGATGGTTTTCGACGTCATCGAGAGCGTTATCTCGCGCGAGGTCCGCGCCGTGTTAGGCTTGGCCTTGATTGCTTGGGCTGCAGCGCTTTTTGACAGCCATCAACTCTTCCCCGGATGGCGCGCTCTATTTCCAGTTCTAGGCGCCGCCTTACTTATTTCTGCCGGTCCAAAGGCGACGGTAAACCGTATTCTCTTGGCCAACCGCGCGGCGGTTTTCCTCGGCCTAATCAGTTATCCCTTGTATCTTTGGCATTGGCCGGTCTTGTCGTTCGCCACGATCTACAAAGGCAGCGCTCTCGGCGACAGCGAAACTTGGTTGCTCGTGTTCCTCGCAGTCGCCTGCTCGATAGCCACTTTCTATCTCATCGAACGCCCTATTCGTTTCGGCCGGCCGCAAGTTCGGCGAGCAGCAGCAGCGGGTCTGGCAACATTATGTGCGTCATTGGGCCTTACAGGGCACCTGATCGCTTTGGACAACGTGCGATCAAACGCCCACCGGTTCCAAGTGGACCGCATCGTTGACGCTTCTAGCGAATGGTCTTACCCAACCGATGATCTCACCGCCGAAGCTGTTCGCGGCCATGTGCTTCGAAAATACAAGGGCACGAACGGTCCAAACGCTGTTCTCTTCTTCGGGGACAGCAATATGGAGATGTACTGGCCTCGCGTTCAGGCCCTTGCATCGCATAGCGAGACAGCTAGCCAAAGCTCCATCTACTTCCTCACCTACGGCGGATGCCCACCGATCCCCGACGTTACAGAGGTTCTACATCCGTATTGCGCTGGCCTCGTGGATGCGGCCAAGGCTATCGTGCAAAACAAAAACATCAAGACCGTCGTGCTCGGCGCACATTGGTGGGGCTATCTAGGATCGACATCAGTTTACCGGTACAAGGATCAGAGATTAGCGACACCTGCGGGACGGACTGCTGCGATAGACGCTTTGGCAGCAATGACAAAATCGATGATTGCCGACGGTCGGACTGTCTATGCAATCATGAACATCCCTTTTGCAGCATCTATGCACCCCATAAGCATGGTTCGGCGACACCTGACCTCGTTCGATATTGTCCCGACCGCGATTTCTTTGTCGAGTCAAGATGAAGGTCTTTCGGTCACGGCCCTCCTTCGCAAAGCGCTTGAGCAAGCTGGCGCTAAGATCATTGATCCGCTGTCCAATCTCTGCCCTGGTGGTAACTGCCCCACAGTCACCGACGATGGAGACCCAATTTACAGAGACGCCATGCACCTCAGGCCAAAATACGTCAGGTCAAGCGTTTCTTACATCGACCAAGTGTTGGATTAG
- a CDS encoding FAD-binding and (Fe-S)-binding domain-containing protein → MKNASPLERRLRSNLTGEVLFDPFSRGRYATDASFYQIVPAAVVVPRSLDEALTTLAICKDEGRVVTPRGGGTSQCGQTINEGIVVDFSKHLNRLLSLDVENRTCVVEPGVVLDDLNRQLKKHGLWFPVDVSTASRATIGGMAGNNSCGGRSLRYGTMRDNTLSMDAALADGTRLHFGEVPRDLARVHSPQSGLALFRDMLDLGEREAAEISERFPKVQRRVGGYNLDALVPRNAPNNMAHLLVGSEGTLAFTTQVELKLWPVIRNKVLGVCHFGSFYEAMDAAQHLVKLRPIAVELVDRTMIALGRDIAMFKPVIEATVRGDPDALLIVEFAEEDQADNLQKLKQLSELMSDLGFGWNHPPRKWGGVVDVVEPATQTAIADFRTSGLNVMMSMKQEGKPVSFVEDCAVPLPHLADYTERLNAVFAKHGTRGTMYAHASEGCLHVRPVLNLKLEKDVKVMRAIAEEAFAMVREYKGSHSGEHGDGLVRSEFHEAMFGSRIVADFREIKQRFDPDHLLNPGKIVDPPKMDDRSLFRYRPDYRVGELKTVLDWSAYPGAGGGFQGAVEMCNNNGACRKLEGGVMCPSYRATRNEKDVTRGRANTLRLAISGQLGPDALASDEMMETLKLCVSCKACRHECPTGVDMAKMKIEVLAARAARHGLSLRDRLVGYLPRYAGLASRFASIANRRNNSPLLRSLFEKLAGISAKRTLPAFRRDVFRPDVEAFGPADGREVVLFADTFNRYYESENLTAALHVLVEGGFRVHLPRPADQGRALCCGRTFLSAGLVEQARSELDRLVAAYAPFAARGMPIVGLEPSCLLTLRDELLSLRSDNDARSVSAHALLFEEFLVREAEAGRLKLPLGAMPVKALVHGHCHQKSFGAFKPVEKILRLIPDLSVETIESSCCGMAGAFGYGADTYQASIEMAELSLLPAVRRADAAALIVADGTSCRHQIKDGANRAALHVARVLAMSLDAQRTVNPDQSQRN, encoded by the coding sequence ATGAAGAACGCCTCACCGCTTGAACGCCGCCTGCGGTCGAACCTGACCGGCGAGGTCCTGTTCGATCCCTTCAGCCGCGGCCGCTACGCGACCGACGCCTCCTTCTACCAGATCGTGCCGGCGGCGGTCGTGGTGCCGCGCAGCCTGGACGAGGCGCTGACGACGCTCGCCATTTGCAAAGACGAGGGCCGCGTAGTCACCCCCCGTGGCGGCGGCACTTCGCAATGCGGCCAGACCATCAATGAAGGTATCGTCGTCGACTTTTCCAAGCACCTGAACCGCCTGCTCTCCCTGGACGTCGAAAACCGCACTTGCGTAGTCGAGCCGGGCGTCGTGCTCGACGACCTCAACCGGCAACTGAAAAAGCACGGGCTGTGGTTTCCGGTCGATGTGTCCACCGCCTCGCGCGCCACGATCGGCGGCATGGCCGGCAACAATTCCTGCGGCGGCCGCTCGCTGCGCTACGGCACCATGCGCGACAACACGCTGTCGATGGATGCGGCGCTGGCCGACGGCACGCGGCTGCATTTCGGCGAAGTGCCACGGGATCTCGCGCGGGTGCACTCGCCGCAGAGCGGCCTAGCCCTGTTCCGCGACATGCTCGATCTCGGCGAGCGCGAGGCCGCCGAAATATCGGAGCGATTTCCGAAGGTGCAGCGCCGGGTCGGCGGCTACAATCTCGATGCGCTGGTGCCGCGCAATGCACCGAACAACATGGCGCATCTCCTGGTCGGCTCCGAGGGGACACTGGCCTTCACGACGCAGGTCGAGCTCAAGCTATGGCCCGTCATCCGCAACAAGGTGCTCGGCGTCTGCCATTTCGGCAGCTTCTACGAGGCGATGGACGCGGCGCAGCATCTGGTGAAGCTGCGGCCGATCGCGGTGGAGCTGGTCGATCGCACCATGATCGCGCTCGGGCGCGATATCGCGATGTTCAAGCCCGTGATCGAGGCGACCGTGCGCGGCGATCCGGATGCGCTCCTGATCGTCGAATTTGCCGAAGAGGATCAGGCCGACAATCTGCAAAAGCTGAAACAGCTTTCCGAATTGATGTCGGACCTCGGTTTCGGTTGGAACCATCCGCCGCGCAAATGGGGCGGCGTGGTCGACGTCGTCGAGCCCGCGACGCAGACGGCGATTGCGGATTTTCGCACCTCCGGCCTCAACGTCATGATGTCGATGAAGCAGGAGGGAAAGCCGGTCTCCTTTGTCGAAGACTGCGCCGTGCCGCTGCCTCACCTCGCCGACTATACCGAGCGGCTCAATGCGGTCTTCGCCAAACACGGCACGCGCGGCACCATGTATGCGCATGCCTCCGAGGGCTGCCTGCATGTGCGCCCTGTCCTCAATTTGAAGCTCGAGAAGGACGTCAAGGTGATGCGCGCCATCGCCGAAGAGGCCTTCGCGATGGTGCGCGAATACAAGGGCTCGCATTCCGGCGAGCATGGCGATGGGCTGGTGCGCTCCGAATTCCATGAAGCGATGTTCGGCTCCCGCATCGTCGCCGATTTCCGGGAAATCAAGCAGCGCTTCGATCCGGACCATCTGCTCAATCCCGGCAAGATCGTCGATCCGCCGAAAATGGACGACCGCTCGCTGTTCCGCTATCGGCCGGATTATCGCGTTGGCGAACTGAAGACCGTGCTCGACTGGTCGGCCTATCCTGGCGCGGGCGGCGGCTTTCAGGGTGCGGTCGAGATGTGCAACAACAACGGCGCCTGCCGGAAGCTCGAGGGCGGCGTGATGTGCCCGTCCTATCGCGCGACCCGCAACGAGAAGGATGTCACGCGAGGCCGCGCCAATACGTTGCGTCTTGCGATCTCCGGGCAGTTGGGGCCGGATGCGCTGGCTTCGGACGAGATGATGGAGACGCTAAAACTCTGCGTCTCCTGCAAGGCCTGCCGGCATGAATGTCCGACCGGCGTCGACATGGCCAAGATGAAAATCGAGGTGCTGGCGGCGCGCGCGGCAAGGCACGGCCTCTCGCTGCGCGACCGGCTGGTCGGCTATCTGCCGCGCTATGCTGGTCTGGCCTCGCGCTTTGCGTCGATCGCCAACCGGCGCAACAACAGTCCGCTATTGCGCAGCCTGTTCGAGAAGCTTGCCGGCATCAGCGCGAAACGCACGCTGCCGGCGTTCCGCCGCGACGTGTTCAGGCCGGATGTCGAAGCCTTCGGCCCTGCCGACGGCCGCGAAGTCGTGCTGTTCGCCGACACCTTCAACCGCTACTACGAAAGCGAGAACCTCACGGCGGCCCTGCATGTTCTGGTGGAAGGCGGATTTCGTGTGCATCTCCCAAGGCCCGCGGACCAGGGCCGTGCGCTGTGCTGCGGGCGAACGTTCCTCTCGGCCGGTCTGGTCGAACAGGCGCGCAGCGAGCTGGACCGGCTGGTCGCGGCCTACGCGCCGTTCGCTGCGCGCGGGATGCCCATTGTCGGACTGGAGCCGAGCTGTCTCCTGACGCTGCGCGACGAATTGCTCTCGCTTCGCTCGGACAATGACGCCAGGAGCGTCAGCGCGCACGCCTTGCTGTTCGAGGAATTTCTGGTTCGCGAGGCGGAGGCCGGCCGCCTGAAGCTGCCGCTCGGTGCGATGCCGGTGAAAGCGCTGGTTCACGGCCACTGCCATCAAAAATCATTCGGCGCGTTCAAGCCGGTCGAAAAGATACTTCGCCTCATTCCGGATCTCAGTGTCGAGACCATTGAATCCAGTTGCTGCGGCATGGCCGGTGCGTTCGGCTATGGCGCCGACACCTATCAGGCTTCGATCGAAATGGCCGAGCTGTCGCTATTGCCGGCGGTGCGCCGCGCCGATGCGGCGGCGCTGATCGTTGCCGACGGCACCTCCTGCCGCCACCAGATCAAGGACGGCGCGAACCGTGCCGCACTGCATGTTGCCCGGGTCCTCGCGATGAGCCTCGACGCGCAGCGAACCGTTAATCCCGATCAATCGCAAAGGAACTGA
- a CDS encoding enoyl-CoA hydratase/isomerase family protein, with protein sequence MTDTSSVVREKRGQAYWITINRPDKRNAINTDVVAGIARGYREAHDDKDVRVIVLTGAGDKAFCAGADLQNSGAAFAMDFSRPNVDYADLLRLSQDATKPAIARVGGVCMAGGMGLLCMTDMAVAADHVVFGLPEVKVGVFPMQVLSLLQSIAPKRLVSEWALTGEPFDAHAAKEAGLLNYVVPAAELDAKVDWLVSRIVDKSPTAIRRGKYAMRAIASMSFDESIAYTEGQIALLAMTEDAKEGLRAFSEKRKPSWTGR encoded by the coding sequence ATGACCGACACAAGCAGCGTGGTACGCGAGAAGCGCGGACAGGCGTATTGGATCACTATCAACCGGCCTGACAAGCGCAACGCCATCAACACCGACGTGGTCGCCGGTATCGCCCGTGGCTATCGCGAAGCGCATGACGACAAGGATGTCCGCGTCATCGTGCTGACGGGGGCGGGTGACAAGGCGTTTTGCGCCGGGGCGGATCTGCAGAACAGCGGCGCTGCCTTTGCGATGGATTTTTCCAGGCCGAACGTCGACTACGCCGACCTGCTGCGGTTGTCGCAGGACGCCACCAAACCCGCGATCGCGAGGGTGGGGGGCGTCTGCATGGCCGGCGGCATGGGCCTCCTGTGCATGACCGACATGGCGGTCGCCGCCGATCACGTGGTGTTCGGTTTGCCCGAGGTGAAGGTCGGCGTGTTCCCGATGCAAGTGTTGAGCCTCCTGCAGTCGATCGCGCCAAAGCGGCTGGTCAGCGAGTGGGCGCTGACCGGCGAGCCGTTTGACGCGCATGCCGCCAAGGAAGCAGGCCTGCTGAACTACGTCGTGCCGGCGGCCGAGCTCGATGCCAAGGTGGATTGGCTGGTCAGCCGCATCGTCGACAAGTCTCCGACGGCTATCCGTCGCGGCAAATATGCGATGCGGGCGATCGCCTCGATGTCGTTCGACGAGAGCATCGCCTACACCGAAGGCCAGATCGCATTGCTGGCGATGACGGAAGACGCCAAGGAAGGCCTTAGGGCGTTCAGTGAAAAACGGAAGCCTTCGTGGACGGGGAGGTAG
- a CDS encoding alanine--glyoxylate aminotransferase family protein, translated as MRQGRHFLQIPGPSPVPERVLRAMDMPVIDHRSAQFAELGRAVLEGSQKIFQTSGPVVIFPSSGTGAWEAAIVNTLSPGDKVLMVETGHFATLWRQMAGRFGIEVDFIAGDWRRGADPAQIEARLADDAAHTIKAVMVVHNETSTGATSRIADIRAAIDRTGHPALLMVDTISSLGSVDYRHDEWKVDVSVSCSQKGFMLPPGLGFNAISEKARATAKTNRMPRSYFDWEEMLKPNAKGFFPYTPATNLLYGLREAITMLLEEGLDQVFARHQRLAAATRAAVNHWGLEVLCQEPLEYSPVLTAVLMPPGHDADQFRQVVLDRYNMSLGSGLSKVAGKVFRIGHLGECNELTLLGALTGVEMGLSVAGVPHRAGGVAAAMSYLEGRTETNNPTPLKVVGR; from the coding sequence ATGCGCCAAGGACGGCATTTTCTGCAGATTCCAGGACCCAGCCCGGTCCCGGAGCGGGTTCTTCGCGCGATGGACATGCCGGTGATCGATCACCGCAGCGCCCAGTTCGCCGAGCTCGGGCGGGCGGTGCTGGAAGGCAGCCAGAAGATTTTCCAGACCTCCGGACCGGTGGTGATCTTCCCGTCGTCGGGGACGGGCGCCTGGGAGGCGGCCATCGTCAACACGCTGTCGCCGGGCGACAAGGTATTGATGGTGGAGACAGGCCATTTTGCGACCCTGTGGCGCCAGATGGCAGGCCGCTTCGGGATCGAGGTCGATTTCATCGCTGGCGATTGGCGTCGCGGCGCCGACCCCGCCCAGATCGAGGCCCGGCTCGCGGACGATGCGGCGCACACCATCAAGGCGGTGATGGTCGTGCATAACGAGACCTCGACCGGCGCGACCAGCCGTATCGCCGACATCCGCGCCGCGATCGACCGGACCGGCCATCCCGCCTTGCTGATGGTCGACACCATCTCCTCGCTGGGGTCGGTCGACTATCGGCACGACGAATGGAAGGTCGATGTCAGTGTCAGCTGCTCGCAAAAGGGTTTCATGCTGCCGCCGGGCCTCGGCTTCAACGCCATCTCGGAGAAGGCCCGCGCCACCGCCAAAACCAACCGGATGCCGCGCTCCTACTTCGATTGGGAGGAGATGCTGAAGCCGAATGCGAAGGGCTTCTTCCCCTATACGCCGGCGACAAACCTGCTCTATGGGCTGCGTGAAGCGATTACCATGCTGCTCGAGGAGGGGCTTGACCAGGTGTTCGCCCGTCATCAGCGGCTCGCCGCGGCGACGCGTGCCGCGGTCAATCACTGGGGGCTGGAGGTGCTGTGCCAGGAACCCCTTGAATATTCGCCCGTGCTGACGGCCGTGTTGATGCCGCCGGGTCACGACGCCGACCAATTCCGCCAGGTCGTCCTCGATCGCTACAACATGTCGCTCGGCTCAGGTCTGTCCAAGGTCGCAGGAAAGGTGTTCCGCATCGGGCACCTCGGCGAATGCAATGAGCTGACGCTGCTCGGTGCGTTGACCGGTGTGGAGATGGGATTGTCGGTCGCCGGCGTGCCGCATCGCGCAGGCGGCGTGGCGGCCGCGATGAGCTATCTCGAAGGCCGAACGGAAACCAACAATCCCACGCCACTCAAGGTGGTGGGCAGGTGA
- a CDS encoding GntR family transcriptional regulator encodes MKSTIPETGVPITPSDRQETSLHGEILLRLRDYVVEGNIPDGARVPERQLCEMLGISRTPLREALKVLAAEGLIDLLPNRGARVRQLSERDLEELFDVMAGLESLAGRLACEAITDKEIAAIERLHYEMYGHYLNSDMHGYFQVNQRIHESIVAAARNEALRTAYASFAGRIRRVRYSANFARKRQRWGEAMREHEAILDALRRRAGSELSDILFQHLRNKRSAAIEHLATASDANGTAGAAG; translated from the coding sequence ATGAAATCCACGATTCCCGAAACCGGAGTGCCGATCACTCCATCCGACCGCCAGGAAACCTCGCTGCACGGCGAAATCCTGCTGCGGCTTCGCGACTATGTCGTCGAAGGCAACATTCCGGATGGCGCGCGCGTTCCGGAGCGGCAACTTTGCGAGATGCTCGGAATCTCCAGGACGCCGCTGCGCGAGGCCCTCAAGGTCCTGGCGGCGGAAGGCCTGATCGACCTTCTGCCCAATCGCGGCGCACGGGTGCGCCAGCTCAGCGAGCGCGATCTCGAGGAGCTTTTCGACGTGATGGCCGGCCTGGAAAGCCTCGCCGGACGCCTGGCCTGCGAGGCCATCACCGACAAGGAAATCGCAGCGATCGAGCGGCTGCATTATGAGATGTACGGCCACTACCTCAACAGCGACATGCACGGCTATTTTCAGGTCAACCAGCGCATTCACGAGAGCATCGTCGCCGCCGCGCGCAACGAAGCCCTGCGCACAGCCTACGCCAGCTTCGCCGGCCGGATCCGCCGCGTGCGCTATTCGGCCAATTTCGCCCGCAAGCGGCAGCGCTGGGGCGAGGCGATGCGCGAGCACGAGGCGATCCTGGATGCGCTACGCCGCCGCGCCGGAAGCGAGCTGAGCGACATCCTGTTCCAGCATTTGCGCAACAAGCGAAGCGCCGCTATCGAGCACTTGGCCACCGCAAGCGACGCCAATGGGACGGCCGGCGCCGCCGGCTAG
- a CDS encoding D-glucuronyl C5-epimerase family protein, which produces MKSSTSILASLLASCLAVSSALAQANLVTQYDLGGCGGYPLDTEGVVQVPYDQFGKQYNPVTISQTALGCYHTYKRTGSVEARKTYLDQIRWITSHHVPAGQDMVAYEYQFPWDGYGLKSGWRSGLAQGQAISALIRYHYDTADASVLPLIKKLKNFMFLPRDKGGVLAKSPEGGIWFEEYPSDPPSFVWNGNVSTVFGLYEFVRLFPNDKDASEQLDQAFASLKASLPAYDTGDWTVLDRRSRPYPKATTGYAIGHAVQLKTLAEITHDKFFQRAWLRWQSFFDDANFDAYGTMRESNGVLRLASRPATPMPLDQLAGNIEVISSTPTVPGYGVETLFDRKDDTYFAPSENGETHLHLRLRRPVSANLLSLGLYNPILYPRSLKLEIKECGSELKPISYTLSSSRLVLSYYFARQEICEIRVSSAQNAGQNRMVLSELSIGNQPLQSELPAIGSYVTSVYRMTEPAFTVRLITTQQPAMATAMYRCADTVDKINTHGWVFDMLDPVRGDSRPSPAGFCQFKFVSDPNSAVAGWRVRVDGVETASQR; this is translated from the coding sequence ATGAAGTCGAGCACCTCGATTCTTGCATCTCTTCTGGCGTCTTGCCTCGCAGTATCTTCTGCACTTGCGCAAGCGAACCTTGTCACACAATATGACCTCGGAGGATGTGGAGGGTATCCTCTCGATACGGAAGGTGTGGTCCAGGTTCCTTACGATCAGTTCGGCAAACAGTACAATCCAGTGACCATCAGTCAGACGGCGCTCGGATGTTATCACACCTACAAGCGAACAGGCAGTGTCGAGGCGCGCAAGACCTATCTTGATCAGATCCGGTGGATAACCTCGCATCATGTGCCTGCAGGCCAGGATATGGTTGCTTACGAATATCAGTTCCCATGGGATGGCTACGGACTTAAGTCGGGTTGGCGTTCTGGACTAGCGCAGGGACAAGCTATCTCAGCTCTGATCCGCTATCACTATGATACAGCGGACGCCTCGGTTCTGCCGCTGATCAAGAAGCTTAAGAATTTCATGTTCCTGCCTCGTGACAAGGGTGGGGTGTTGGCAAAAAGCCCGGAAGGCGGAATTTGGTTCGAGGAATATCCATCAGATCCTCCGTCGTTCGTATGGAATGGAAACGTCTCCACAGTCTTCGGCCTGTACGAGTTCGTGCGGCTATTTCCCAACGACAAGGACGCCAGTGAACAGTTGGATCAGGCGTTCGCCAGCCTCAAGGCATCACTGCCTGCCTACGATACTGGTGATTGGACGGTACTGGATCGCCGCAGCAGACCGTATCCGAAAGCAACAACTGGCTACGCGATCGGGCATGCCGTTCAGCTCAAGACGCTTGCTGAGATCACCCACGACAAGTTCTTCCAGCGCGCGTGGCTGAGATGGCAGAGCTTTTTCGATGACGCGAATTTCGATGCCTACGGCACAATGAGAGAATCGAATGGTGTCCTCCGATTAGCTTCGCGTCCGGCAACTCCGATGCCGCTAGACCAGTTGGCCGGGAATATCGAAGTGATCAGCTCGACGCCAACGGTGCCAGGATACGGAGTAGAAACATTATTTGACCGCAAGGACGATACGTATTTCGCCCCATCTGAAAACGGGGAAACGCATCTTCATTTACGGTTGAGGAGGCCCGTCAGCGCAAACCTTTTGTCCCTTGGACTCTACAATCCAATTCTTTATCCCCGATCGCTAAAATTAGAGATCAAAGAGTGCGGATCCGAGTTGAAACCGATCTCATACACACTCTCTTCGAGTCGGCTCGTTCTGAGCTATTATTTTGCTCGGCAGGAAATTTGCGAAATCAGAGTATCGTCGGCCCAAAACGCTGGTCAAAACCGTATGGTTCTATCCGAACTTTCAATAGGCAATCAGCCATTGCAATCGGAGCTCCCGGCCATCGGAAGCTACGTCACGTCAGTCTATAGGATGACGGAACCCGCGTTCACTGTCAGGCTTATTACCACTCAACAGCCGGCCATGGCCACGGCAATGTACCGTTGTGCAGACACCGTGGATAAAATCAACACACATGGCTGGGTTTTCGATATGCTTGATCCGGTCCGGGGCGATAGCCGTCCATCTCCAGCAGGGTTCTGCCAATTCAAATTTGTGTCCGATCCCAATTCTGCTGTCGCCGGGTGGCGAGTTCGCGTCGATGGTGTCGAAACGGCGTCTCAACGATAG
- a CDS encoding heme-binding protein, giving the protein MAELTLDVARKILDAALAKGVEKKLKPLVITVLDARGCVKVTAAQDGTSLMRAEIAHGKAYGALAMGMGSRALFQRAQEQAYFVGAVNALAQGRLVPVPGGVLIMDGTSLLGAVGVSGDTSDNDEICAVAGIEAAGFKANAG; this is encoded by the coding sequence ATGGCTGAACTTACCCTCGATGTCGCCCGCAAGATCCTCGATGCCGCGCTGGCCAAGGGCGTGGAGAAGAAACTGAAGCCGCTGGTCATTACCGTTCTCGATGCCCGCGGCTGCGTGAAGGTCACCGCCGCGCAGGACGGCACCAGCCTGATGCGGGCCGAAATCGCGCATGGCAAGGCCTATGGCGCGCTCGCGATGGGCATGGGCTCGCGCGCGCTGTTTCAGCGGGCACAGGAGCAGGCCTATTTCGTCGGCGCGGTGAATGCGCTGGCTCAGGGGCGCCTGGTTCCGGTGCCCGGCGGCGTGCTGATCATGGACGGCACGAGCCTGCTCGGGGCCGTCGGCGTCAGCGGCGATACCTCCGACAATGACGAAATCTGCGCCGTCGCTGGTATCGAAGCGGCTGGGTTCAAGGCGAATGCTGGATAA